ATCTCCTGACCCCTGGCCTCTTCATAGCCAGGCCTCCCGCCTGAGCCAATgttccctgccctcctgccttgGGCAGCCCCTCACTGCCCCAGATGTGTGCACTTGAACCCCAAACCTGACCCAGCCCCACTAGAAGCATCCCCGGGTGAGGAAGGGGCCACCGGAGCCAGCACTGCCCTCAGCCCAGTGGCCTCCCTGCAGTCCAGGGGCAGTTTGGCCTCCAGCCCACAGGAAGTCCCCAGTTCATAGGCAGCATCACCCCACAGGGTCATGCTCAAAGGTGGGAGCAAGATTTGcagcttccttccccaccccagctcaTGGGAAGAGGGGCAGACATAGGACACAGACAGGGCTTGGCACAGCCATGTGAGTCCAGGGTGAAGCCACCAGATGCACTGAGAGGGGCCCATCAGGCCTGGCTGCTCCACTTCCCAGAGCTCAGCACGGGCAGGGTGGGTGGACAATGAGGGTCCACGGGGCTGGGAGCACAGGCCTGGGGTTGTCTAAGCCCAGGAAAGTGGGTAGAGCCTGAGCCAGAGACCCCACCTGGGGGTGCAGAGCCAgagaggagcagggctggggggaggcaaTCCAGGGAGAAAGAACGCCAGCAGACAGCACTTTGGGGGCAGGCAGCTGAAAGGGGGAGCACGAAAGTTCTGCAGGCAATCAGCCACTCTCTGAGGGCATCACTGAgtgcccccccagccccagcctgcagCAGACACACACGCCCCTTAGCTGGTCCAGGTGCAGCTCAGAGACACTCACAGTGCCTTTCCGGGGACACGCTCCCAGCAGACTCCTTGCCCAAGCCTCCCTGGGCACCAGGGATCCTCCTCCAGGCCAGCTCTGGTGCCACATGGCATCTGGGGCTGGCCTGCCCTGCAAGGGTGATTGGGGACACTGCCAGCttggggctgggtgggggagggcagcccAGCTCCCACTGTTCCAGGCTGGGCGCCTGCTCGGAGGGAGGCCTGGGTGGGGGGTTCTGTCGGGAGGGGTGGGGTCAGTCCGGCTGCTGAGATCCTCTGCCCCTGTCCTGTGGCCGGTCCGGGCCAGGGCGGCACTGGGCGCTCAGGGCTGGGGTCCCTGGCGGCCGGCGGGGTTAGCGGGTATTGATTGTTGGTTCTTATTTATAGAGCACCGGGGGTGGACGCGGCGCTTTGCAAAACCAAAAAGACACAGTGCTGCCGCGACGCGCTATTGAGAGGGAGGAGGGCCAGCTGCAGATGTGTGCCCGTCATAGGGAGAGCTGAGACGCCCTGCCCGCCCtcctctgcccccctcccccgcagacagacagacagacggacgggACAGCGGCCCGGCCCACGCAGAGTCCCGGAGCACGACGGGGTCAGGGGAGGAGCGCCCCCTCAGCCTCCCCCAGGCTGCGCCCGCCTGCCTGCTGGTCGGCCGGCTGGCCGGTCCACCCGTCCCGGCCCCGCGCGTGCCCCCGAGCGTCGGGCTAATGGGCGCCTTGTCtgtgtatttctattttgcaGCAGTACCATCCCACTGATATCACGGGCCCGCTCAACCTCTCAGATCCCTCGGTCAGCACCGTGGTGTAAGGCCCCCGGAGGCGCCCACCTGCCCAGTTAGCCCGGCCAAGGACACTGATGGGTCCTGCAGCTTGGGAAGGCCCGAGGGAAGCCCACCCGCCAGAGACTGCCCACCCTGGGCCTCCCGTCCCTACATCTGCCCTGCTGCTGGCCGGCAGCCCCTACTGGACTGAGGCACGGACCAGAGCGGCTGAGGACGGGCCAGAGCTGagcgggctgggcagggccacagGGCGCTCCGGCAGAGGCAGGGCCCTGGGGTCTCtgagcagtggggagaggggctgaCTTGGCCCCAGGCGGAGGGGCTTGGAGCAGAGACTGAAGCCCCATCCTTCCCCCAGCCACCACCAGAGCCACAGTGGGGGCCCTTGGCCACCCCCTCCCACAGCGCCCGCACCTCACCGCCTCGCTCCACCTCTCCTCTTCTTGCTCACGCCCCTCCTCCGCCTGACCCCATCCTCCGAGCTTGCCCTGCCTTTCCCCTTCTGCAGACCCTGACCCTCCCCCCCAGCTGGCAGCCGCCTCCCAGGGGGTGCTCCAGCTCCCCATTGCCTCCCACCTTCTCTGGACTCTGCAAGGGCTGAGCCTTCTCTTTGCTTCCTCTGGCCTGCAGCCCAGGATGGGCTTCCCCAGACGCTGGCGCAGGACTGTCCTCAGCCCTGCGCCCCACCTTGTACAGGCCCAGCCCCTCCCGTGTCCCGGCGCGTGCCTTCCCCCAGCAGCCTGTGTGCAGCCGCGGGCCACCCCTCTGCCCCAGGGGCCGGGCGCGCAccgcccacccccgccccgacCCGGTGTGTGCAGTGGTGATGCCTAAAGGAATGTCACGAAAATTTCGATCTCTGTCGCTTGTTGATGCCTGCAGGGAGTGTGGAGGAGGACACGGGGTAGGGAAGGATTCGAGGGCAGCCGCGGCCTTCTCAGGCTTGGGCGGCGGCGTTCTCCGTGCTCCCAGGGTCCGCAGGCGAGGCCGGGCCGCGACCGGGATCCGGCAGTCTCCTCGGccggaggcgggcggcggcggcgcggcgccGGCGGCGCGCGCGGCAGGCGGTGAACACGGAGCCCAGAGCCATGCAGGCAGCTAGGCTGGCGAGGAAGGAGACGGGCCCGAGCGCGTAGACCACGGCCAGGTCCCGCGGGGCAAGGGGCTGCCCGCAGTGGCTGAAGGCGGCTTCGGAGAAGGCGGTCAAGGGGCTGAGCGTCAGTCGCCCGGGCGACACGCAGAGCAGCGTCTCGGCCTCTGCGGGACACAGGCGCGGAGTCAGGCGGCGGCCGCGCAGTGGCCCGCCCCGGCCCGCGCCGGCCCGCGTTCGCCCCCAAGGGCTCACCTGGCGCGGGGCGCGGGTGCCTGCGCAGCCAGGCGCAGAGCGGGCGCAGCGCGCAGCCGCAGGCCCAGGGGTTGCCGCGCAGGCCCAGCGTGTTGAGAGCGGGCAGGCCGGCCAGCAGGCCGGGCGCGAGCGCAGACAAATCGTTATCCTGCAGGCTGAGCGCGCCCAGCAGCGGGAGCGCGCCTAGAGCCGCGGGCTCCAGGCGCGCCAGCTGGTTGTCCGCCAGCGAGAGGACGCGCAGCGCGCGCAGTGGCGCGAAGGTGCCGGGCACCAGCGTCTCCAGCTGATTGGCGCCGAGGTCGAGCTCCTGAAGCGCGCCCAGGCCCCAAAAAGCCCGCGCGTGCACCCAGCGCAGTCCGTTCTCTCGCAGGTCCAGGCGTAGCAGCGCGCCAGCGCCCACGAAGGCGCCAGGCGGCAGCACGCGCACGCGGTTGTGGTCCAGCAGCAACGCGCGCACCGGCCGGCTCAGGCCCGCTGGCACGGCGAGCAGCGCTCGCCCCGAACAGTTGGCCTGGCCGTCTGGCGCGCACGCGCACGCCTCGGGGCAGTGAGGGGCGCCCTGAGTTCCCCAGTGGGCGGCCGCGGCAGGCGTCTGGGTCCAGACTGGCCACGgcgacagcagcagcagcaatagcGGCCGCTGCGAGAGAAAGGAGGgtctccgcatgggggcaacagTTGGAGGCCAGTTGCCTGCGTGTCCCCAGAGACCGTTCGTCCCGGCGGCGTTCGCACAAATGTTAACTCTCCAACCGGAGCACCCTCAGTTCCTGTCCCACGACTGGTCTCACGCCTAGGGCGGAGGCTGGGCACCTAGCCAGCACCCGGCACTGCCAGCCACCTGTCCCAAAGCGCCAGGCTCCTCTTGGCTCCGTGCCAGCAGCAGCATGACTAGCCTCCACACCCCTCCTCACCTGCTTGGTCCACCACCCAGTGCCCAGGTGAGGCCTGAGCAACTGGACCacaccagcccctgcccctcacctcccAACGAACTCATGGATGCGACTGCAGAATGGAACACGGTGCACCCTGCTCCTCACCCC
This portion of the Vicugna pacos chromosome 4, VicPac4, whole genome shotgun sequence genome encodes:
- the LRRC26 gene encoding leucine-rich repeat-containing protein 26, with product MRRPSFLSQRPLLLLLLSPWPVWTQTPAAAAHWGTQGAPHCPEACACAPDGQANCSGRALLAVPAGLSRPVRALLLDHNRVRVLPPGAFVGAGALLRLDLRENGLRWVHARAFWGLGALQELDLGANQLETLVPGTFAPLRALRVLSLADNQLARLEPAALGALPLLGALSLQDNDLSALAPGLLAGLPALNTLGLRGNPWACGCALRPLCAWLRRHPRPAPEAETLLCVSPGRLTLSPLTAFSEAAFSHCGQPLAPRDLAVVYALGPVSFLASLAACMALGSVFTACRARRRRRAAAARLRPRRLPDPGRGPASPADPGSTENAAAQA